In Brachybacterium fresconis, the genomic stretch CCATCGCGTCCACGTCGCGACGCACCGGCTGCGAGAGACCGGAATGCCCGCGATGAAAGGAAGTACGTAGTGCCGCCCGCGCCTACTGGAGAGATCTCCCAGCTCGGAACCATCGGAGTCATCGTCCTCCTGCTGCTGTTCTACGGCGGCACGATGTGGATGTCCGTGGTGATCTCCCGCAAGAAGGAGAACGCCGACGACTACATGACCGCCGGCAACAAGATCGGCTTCGGCGTCTCCGCCGCATCCATGACCGCCACCTGGATCTGGGCGTCCTCGATGTACGCCTCGGTGACCGCGGGGTACACCTACGGCGTCTCCGGCCCCATCCACTACGGGCTCTGGGGCGCGCTGATGATCCTGTTCATCTACCCCTTCGGCAAGCGGATCCGGAAGGTCGCCCCCAAGGCGCACACCCTTGCCGAGGTCATGTACGCCCGCCACGGCCGCTCCTCGCAGCTGATGCTCGCCGGCTCCAACGTGCTCGGCTCGGTCATCTCGCTGACCTCCAACTTCATCGCCGGAGGAGCGCTCATCGCGATGCTCTCCCCGATGAGCTTCGGCAACGGCATCGTCATCATCGCCGGCGGCGTGCTGCTCTACACCCTGTGGTCCGGGTTCCGCGCCTCCGTGCTGACCGACTTCGCACAGGTCATGGCCATGCTCGGCGCGGCCGTCGTGATCATCCCGGCCGTCTTCTTCGTCGTCGGCGGTCCGCCGATGTTCGCCGAAGGCGTCGCCGCCGGCCATGTCACTCCGGCGCAGGAGAGCTTCTTCTCCTCCGAGGCGTTCATGAACCAGGGCGCCCCGTACATCGCCGCGGTGCTGGCCTACGCGATCGGCAACCAGACCATCGCCCAGCGCCTGTTCGCGGTGCGCGAGGACCTCATCAAGCCCACCTTCATCACCGCCACCATCGGCTACGGCGCGACCGTGATCGGCATCGGCATGCTCGGCGTGATGGCCCTGTACCTGGGCATCGAGCCCATGAACGGCGACGTCAACAACCTGATGCCGCAGATGGTCGGCACCTACCTGCCCGTCGGGCTGGTCGCGCTGGCCTTCATCATGATCATCGGCTCGCTGTCCTCCACCGCGGACTCCGACCTCTCGGCGCTCAGCTCGATCGTGATGACCGACATCTACGGCCAGTCCGTCGGCCGCAAGAAGGCCGATCCGAAGAAGATGCTGCTGATCGGCCGGCTCACCATGGTCGTGGCGACCGCCGCGGCGCTGTACTTCGCCACGGCGAAGTTCAACATCCTGGACCTGCTGGTCTTCGTCGGCGCGCTCTGGGGCTGCCTGGTCTTCCCGGTCATCGCCTCGTTCTACTGGAAGAAGGTCACCAACAAGGCCTTCACCGTCTCGGTGATCGCCGCGCTCGTCGTGTTCCTGCCGGTGCGGTTCGCGCTGATCCCGCTGGTCGGGCCGTGGGCGCTGTTCGTCGAGCTGCTCGCGATCATCGGGGTCGGCGTGGTGCTGGGCATCATGTCCTTCGGCTTCTTCGGCCTGCGGCCCGCCGTGATCGTCGGCGCGATCGCGACGGTCGTCGTGCTGCCGTTCGGTTTCGGCTACCTGCGCGACTACGAGACGCTGTCCGGCTCCCTCGTCGCCTACTCGGTCTCGTTCCTGGTCTGCTATCTGATGAGCGTCCGCTCCGAGCAGGACTTCGACTTCGCGGTGATCCGCAAGGTCACCGGAGACTTCGACGAGGAGGACGAGCCCTCCGAGGTGGCGTCCGACGGTCCGGAACCGGCCCCCGAGGCGGCCGACTCCACCGATCGCTGACCCGTCCGTCTCCCGACGCGGCACCGCCGCGTCGCCCACCCAACAGAAGGAGAGAGCCATGACTGCTCTGCTGACCACGTACGTGCTCATGTGGCCGGTGATCGTCTTCGGCGTGCTGGCCGCCATCACCGGCGGGTTCGCCAAGGACATCAGGAAGGCCCGCAAGGAGGGCCGCTCGATCATCTGACCGGTCCTGACGGGTCCTGACGGGTCTTGACAGGCCCTGACCGGCTATGACGGGCCCTGACCGACGCAGCACGTCGGCAGGCCCCGGGTCGGCGCACACCGCAGCTCCGGCACCACGACGGCGCCCGCCGCTCCCCGTTCCCGGGGACGGCGGGCGCCGTCGTGCGTGAGGTCGGCGCGGGCCCTCCTGAGCAACGGCCGATGGGGAGTTCTGCCCAGGGCAGTCCTCCCCATCGACCCGTAGAGGCCTCTGCCGAAGAATGTGAACAGACCACCGGATGGATGCCGGACCCGGCCCGATCACAGGAGAGACCATGACGACGACGAACTCACGGCCACCGCTGCCTGCCCCCACGCTCAAGGCCAAGGACGTCCCCGTCCCGCTGTTCGTCGGCCTCGGAGTCGGGCTCCTCGGCTTCTTCGTGCAGTTCACCTCGTGGACGACCTCGACCATGGGCGGGGTCGAGACCTGCACCTATCACGACTACGCCGCGATGATCGCGGCGGTCGTGTGCCTGCTGTGCGCCGGGATCGGCATTTCCCGTCGCGTGTCACAACCCCGCCGCTACCCGATCAGGCAGTGGGTCGTGCACCTGATGGCCGGTGTCCTGGTGCTCCTGGCCGTGGTGCACGCTCTGCGCGGATTCGGGATCATCGGCGGTATCTGCTGACCCGGGTGCCGGGTCGGTCCTCGTCAGTTCCCGACGCCGCTGTTCGCGTAGGCGTCCTTGAGGATCTCGAGCGAGGCCATGGCCTCGCCGGGTCCGATCCAGAACGGCTCGGGGCCGTCCAGGGACGCGTAGAAGTCGCGGATCAGCTGCTCGTGGGAGACGCCCCAGTAGGCCCGGCCTCCCGCGGTCGCGACCCGGTCGGAGTAGGTGTCCACGCGACCGTCGGTCCAGCGCACGGTGAGCCCGCCGCCGCGCCCGGACCGCACTTCGAGGTAGGCGTTCTCGGTGGCGACCTCGAGCTCGACCGGGCGCGCCACCGGCGCGGTGAGCGTGGCGTAGAAGGTGGTCGTGGCCCCCGAGGCGTGGTGGAGCACCAGGTCCGCGGTGTCCTCGGTCTCGACGACGCCCGCGAACTTCTTCTGCGAGACCAGACCCTCGGTGCGCTCGATCGGGCCGATCAGCCACTGCACCAGGTCGAGGGTGTGGATCGCCTGGTTGATCAGCAGGCCGCCGCCGGCGTTCTCCCAGCGACCGCGCCACGGCTTGGCCGCGTAGTAGTCGGCGGTGCGGCTCCACACCACCGAGGCCCATGCGCCCTGGACCGCGCCGAGCTCCCCGCCGGCGAGCAGGCGGGACAGCTCCTGGCTGGCCCGGTTGTAGCGATTCTGGAAGCAGATCCCGATCTTCGCCGCGCCCGCACCGCCGTCGGCGCGCGGTGCGGTCATCGAGCCCAGCGCGTCGACCAGGCGGGAGCCCTCGGCGAGGCTGTGGGCCAGCGGCTTCTCCTGCAGCACG encodes the following:
- a CDS encoding sodium:solute symporter family protein, with amino-acid sequence MWMSVVISRKKENADDYMTAGNKIGFGVSAASMTATWIWASSMYASVTAGYTYGVSGPIHYGLWGALMILFIYPFGKRIRKVAPKAHTLAEVMYARHGRSSQLMLAGSNVLGSVISLTSNFIAGGALIAMLSPMSFGNGIVIIAGGVLLYTLWSGFRASVLTDFAQVMAMLGAAVVIIPAVFFVVGGPPMFAEGVAAGHVTPAQESFFSSEAFMNQGAPYIAAVLAYAIGNQTIAQRLFAVREDLIKPTFITATIGYGATVIGIGMLGVMALYLGIEPMNGDVNNLMPQMVGTYLPVGLVALAFIMIIGSLSSTADSDLSALSSIVMTDIYGQSVGRKKADPKKMLLIGRLTMVVATAAALYFATAKFNILDLLVFVGALWGCLVFPVIASFYWKKVTNKAFTVSVIAALVVFLPVRFALIPLVGPWALFVELLAIIGVGVVLGIMSFGFFGLRPAVIVGAIATVVVLPFGFGYLRDYETLSGSLVAYSVSFLVCYLMSVRSEQDFDFAVIRKVTGDFDEEDEPSEVASDGPEPAPEAADSTDR
- a CDS encoding putative transporter small subunit, giving the protein MTALLTTYVLMWPVIVFGVLAAITGGFAKDIRKARKEGRSII
- a CDS encoding Gfo/Idh/MocA family protein → MAQRRIGLVGYGDVSVVHVGAIEAIDGLELVGIADSDPAARERAAAETGLPTYPTAEELIDALGPDAVHVTTPHDQHVGPSLTALERGVHVLQEKPLAHSLAEGSRLVDALGSMTAPRADGGAGAAKIGICFQNRYNRASQELSRLLAGGELGAVQGAWASVVWSRTADYYAAKPWRGRWENAGGGLLINQAIHTLDLVQWLIGPIERTEGLVSQKKFAGVVETEDTADLVLHHASGATTTFYATLTAPVARPVELEVATENAYLEVRSGRGGGLTVRWTDGRVDTYSDRVATAGGRAYWGVSHEQLIRDFYASLDGPEPFWIGPGEAMASLEILKDAYANSGVGN